The Myroides fluvii region TCCAAAAGTTTGGGGGGATGGAAGAATTGGATCTATCCTATACGCATACCCCCCTGTTTGAATTGGTTAAAAAACGTGCCGGATGGTTGATTGTGCTCTTTTTAGGAGAAATGCTAACGGCTTCGGCCATGAGTTATTACGATCAAGAGATTGAAAAAGCGGTTGTCTTAGCCTTATTTGTACCCCTAATTATTTCCAGTGGAGGAAATTCAGGTTCACAAGCCGCCTCCTTAATTATACGCGCCATGGCTTTAGGTGAATTAAAACTAAGTGATTGGTGGTATGTCATGCGCAAAGAAATTGCCTCTGGATTGATGTTAGGTGGTATCTTGGGAGTTATCGGTTTTGTGCGTATTTTTATTTGGCAAGAAGCTGGTATCTATGATTATGGTGAGTTTTGGTTGTATGTAGGTTTAAGTGTTTCCGTTTCCTTACTGTTCATTGTACTCTGGGGAACCTTATCGGGATCGATCATCCCATTCGTCTTGAAAAAGTTTGGTATGGACCCCGCAACGGCTTCTGCACCCTTTGTAGCCACTTTAGTAGACGTTTCTGGTTTAATCATCTACTTCACCATTGCCGCGCTATTCCTCTCTGGAAAACTATTATAACAAAGAAAATAAATCACATAAAAAAATCCGATGCGTTAGTTCGCATCGGATTTTTTTATGTTAATTATTGTTCCTTCTGGAACAAATACTTGTTGACGATCTGTCTGATAATACAACTGGAGATTTACTGAATCTTGATAGCTCTCAATGTGCATTTTATAATCATCTGCATAAGATACCCCTTGTTGAACACTTTCTCTTTGCGTTTGACAAGAAGCAACTGCAACGAATACGACGCTAGCAATTAAAAAAGAATATATTTTCATCTTGTTATTTTTCAATAAGTTACGAAATTATTCTTCTCTAAATGCAACTTTTTTCATATTGGGTAAAAAGCAAGCAATAATACCCAATAAAGGTAAATACGCACATACGCTATAGATATATTCAATTGACGTATGATCCGCCCACCACCCTAAAAGTGCTGAACCTAGTCCTCCCATACCGAAAGCGAATCCATAGAACAACCCAGAAACCATTCCGATTTTCTTAGGTAACAATTCTTGTGCATATACTAAAATAGAAGGAAAAGCAGAAGAGATAATAAATCCGATGATAACAATTAAGATACCCGTCCACGCTAAACTCACATGAGGGAGCAACAAGGTAAATGGTGCCGCCCCAAGAACTGAAAACCAAATGATGTATTTTCGTCCGACTTTGTCTCCTAAAAACCCTCCAATTAACGTACCTAAGGCTACGGCAATCAAGAAGTAAAATAGATATACTTGGGCTTGAACTTCTGTAATGCCAAATTTATCCATCGTATAGAATTGGAAATAACTCGAAATACTCGCTACATAAAAATACTTAGAGAAGATCAATAGTAAAAGTACTACAATAGCACTATTTACGCGGAATGAAGATAATTCTGGAATTAATATTTTCTTTTTTTGTTTAGTTGCAGCATGGCTCAACACTCCTTTATACCAAGTTCCTATCGCATAATAAACAAACTGAGCAACAATCGCAATGGCAACAAACCACAGTAATTGCTGTTGTCCGGTTGGCAAAACAATCCAAGCAACCAATAAGGGTGCTAAAGCAGTACCTGTATTTCCGCCAATTTGAAAAATGGATTGGGCTAAACTTCGCTTTCCTCCAGAGGCTACATAAGAAACACGAGATGATTCGGGATGGAAAATAGACGATCCTATTCCAATACAAGTGACCGCTACCAATACCCAAATATAACTCGGTGCAAAGGCCAACAAGATAACTCCCAAAGTAGTACACAACATACCGTAAATTTGCGAATACGGTTGCGGTTTTTTATCGGTATAATTTCCTACTAAAGGCTGCAATAAGGAAGAGGACATTTGATAAAAGAACGTGATCAATCCAATCTGTGCAAAACTCAATTGATAATTTTCTTTCAAGAGCGGATACGTTGCAGGAACGATCGCTTGTAGTAAATCATTGCATAAGTGTCCGAAACTAATAGCCAATAAGATTGGATAAACGGTCTGATGCGATAATGTTTGTTTATTAACCTTATCCAACACCTTATGCTGGATACTTAAAATTTTGTTCATACCCTAAATTTTAAAGTATACAAAGGTAACGAATTTTCATTCCTTCATTCTTTTTACTGTTTCAAAATAGCATTACTACCAAAAGCGTGGTGTTTTTTTCACAATCGTTTTAATAGTTAAAATTATACACCAAAAACTTTACTTAAATGCATCATTTACACCAAAAACCGAAGACCAAAAATCCACAATTCTCAATAAAACCTCAACAAACAGCACTTTCACTGCTAGATTAAAATAAAAAAACAGCGATTAAAGAGAATTCTTTACCGCTGTTTTTTATACCTTTTGTTCAGATGGAATTAGTCTTCTAACTCTTCTGATTCCACATATCTTGCCATTTCTCTTTCGTAGAATTCTCCCGCTTGTACCACTAAAGCTTCCATCTCTGCTTCTACTTCTGATTCTTCTGACTCTTCAATTGTTTCTAAAAACTCAATTTCATCTGTATTTAAGTTGATGATGAAACGAGGAAACTCTAAGTGTATAATAAAGATATCATCTAAATGATCTGTATTATCTGCTAAAACAAATTTTGGTAATTGCATTATATAGTTATTTTAAATTAGTATTAATCAATCGATTCGATATATGGTGAAAACGCGCATAAAGCAAAATGGCTGCGGTTGTCAATCCCGCTAGTAGCCCAATCCAAATGCCTGGAGTTCCAACATCGGTGTATAAACTTAAGTAAATGGACATTGGGAACCCTACAATCCAATACGATACAAAGGTAATAATCATCGGTACATTTACATCTTGCAAACCGCGTAAAGCTCCTAAAGTCACTACTTGCAAACAATCTGAAATTTGAAAGATAGCAGCTACTAATAAGAGTTGTCCGGCTATTTTGATTACTTCTTCATTCATCACCGCATTAGTTGCATCCTTTGCATCCAAGAAAAGCAGGGGAATATAGTTGTGAAATAAGACAAATAAAAGTGCGAAAATCACATAAATAATCAATGCCATTAGCATGATCGAACGCGCAACGGTTCGCATATGCGTATAATTCTTCAGTCCCATTTGGTTTCCTACGCGAATCGTAGCGGCTACGCCTAACCCACTCGCAAACATAAACGTCATAGATGACATACTCAAGGCGATTTGATTCGCCGCTTGAGAAACAGTACCTAACATTCCCGACAACCAAACAGCTCCCACGAATAAAGCTACTTCAAAAAAACTCATCAAACCTGAAGGAATGCCAATTTTAGTAATTTGCGTAAGTACTGATTTTTTAATTTCAGCAAAACGAAGGTTACTCATATAAGGCATAAACAAGACTTGTCTCTTTAGAGCAAAATGCATATAAATAATCATGACAACC contains the following coding sequences:
- a CDS encoding MFS transporter; the protein is MNKILSIQHKVLDKVNKQTLSHQTVYPILLAISFGHLCNDLLQAIVPATYPLLKENYQLSFAQIGLITFFYQMSSSLLQPLVGNYTDKKPQPYSQIYGMLCTTLGVILLAFAPSYIWVLVAVTCIGIGSSIFHPESSRVSYVASGGKRSLAQSIFQIGGNTGTALAPLLVAWIVLPTGQQQLLWFVAIAIVAQFVYYAIGTWYKGVLSHAATKQKKKILIPELSSFRVNSAIVVLLLLIFSKYFYVASISSYFQFYTMDKFGITEVQAQVYLFYFLIAVALGTLIGGFLGDKVGRKYIIWFSVLGAAPFTLLLPHVSLAWTGILIVIIGFIISSAFPSILVYAQELLPKKIGMVSGLFYGFAFGMGGLGSALLGWWADHTSIEYIYSVCAYLPLLGIIACFLPNMKKVAFREE
- a CDS encoding MATE family efflux transporter — encoded protein: MNLSIYIKEFRYNIQLAYPIILAMLGHTVVGVIDNIMVGKIGPTELAAASLANSFVFIAISLGVGFSTAITPFVAKSDAANDLEGGRSTFVNGLFLCTLLGVFLFSIIFLAKPFLRYMGQPEEVTTLAKPFLDIVALSIIPLVMYQGYKQFADGKSQTKNSMYATIICNTVNLLFNYLLIYGVWFFPTLGMLGAAYGTLISRVVMIIYMHFALKRQVLFMPYMSNLRFAEIKKSVLTQITKIGIPSGLMSFFEVALFVGAVWLSGMLGTVSQAANQIALSMSSMTFMFASGLGVAATIRVGNQMGLKNYTHMRTVARSIMLMALIIYVIFALLFVLFHNYIPLLFLDAKDATNAVMNEEVIKIAGQLLLVAAIFQISDCLQVVTLGALRGLQDVNVPMIITFVSYWIVGFPMSIYLSLYTDVGTPGIWIGLLAGLTTAAILLYARFHHISNRLINTNLK